The DNA window tgGGAGCTCGGGGATGGCTCCCGTCCCTTTGCTGGTTTTCTTTGCCCTCTTTCATCCTTCATTTCTTTACGCTTCCAAAGAAGATGACTTGGGCTTCAAGATGTGTCTGCATTTGAATTGTGGAAAGCTCGGAGAAATCAAGTTCCCATTCACCAACAACACAAGTCTTGAGAAATGCGGTCCCTGTGTGGTGGATGGTTGTAACAAAAATTCTCAAAGGATCCAACTAGTAAGGGGAGGAAAATGGTTTGAACTTCACAACATATCTCAGGCTGGTACCATGTCAATCACTGATAAAGATTTACGGAGGCATGTGAATTCCAATTCATGCGATTCCTTCAACAATTTGAGTCTTCCAGCCAGTCTCCCAAACTTCTCTATTCAAGAAATCCCCACCCAAACTTTATTCAAATGTGACCCCAGTGTTATTTTTCCTCACCATCTTGAATTTAACTATATAGGATGCAAGAACTTCAGCATCTATTATACTCGCAACACCAATCTACCTAGTCCTCCACCTACCTGTTCAATCTTCAGCTCCCAGTGAATAAAACCGAGAGTTATGGTGACATATTCAGGCTGTTAACAGCTACCGTCTCTATTAGAGTGTTAGTAACGCCCTTTTGTTATCGTTGTTATGTGCAAAGAGGTGAATGTCAAATCATCGAAGGAGAGCCCGAATGCATCCATTCAATTGAAGGTATGTATGATATGCATGGACACAGCAAAAATAGGGAGAGATAAATACATGtaagttttttgtatttgtatgcTACGATCCAATATAGTCCTGAGGACCTTAAGACATTTTACTAGACCTACTATCCTTTATATCTGGTATTCCACTCAATTACTTTCTTCTATGCAATTGATTTTAGCATACCGGGTTTGGTTTACAATTATGGGTCGTGAGAATAGAATTTAGCTTGCCACAAAATACCATATTACTCATAAGCAGGTCCTCCTtgctctgaatttttttttgctgatttttgtgcattttaaaTATTGGAGAATTCGATTTGGCAAAGCATGCATAAATtctttgttttaacttttaggTTTTGCACTAATGCCatatttccttttcttgctTGTGTTTCAGAGAGcaagaaattgagattgaagctCGGGCTCGGACTCGGACTAGGTAATTTACCTCCTCGAAATGTCTAGCAGCACATTTACATAGATGGCGTGATTTACTAAACTTCCCTTCACTGCTAGAGGAAGAAACATTCttcaaaaatagtttaaatgacTCATTCTTAGACTGCATTATTTTCCTCAACTCCTTTTTTTACTACAGGTGTCGGCATTGGAGTTCTAATAATTACAATCTGCTGCGTCATCATCAGAAAGTACTCATCCATTCACTTCCTTTTCTGTTGGAGAAAAACCAGAGGAAGTCAACGTTTAGAAGCTTTTCTGAGGAACTTTGGAACCTTGGCACCACAAAGATACAGTTATTCAGAGCTTAAGAAAATGACCAAAAACTTCAAAGAGAAACTAGGCCAAGGAGGCTATGGAAGTGTTTTCAAAGGCAATTTACTTGATGGCCGTCTTGTTGCTGTTAAAGTCCTGAAGAAATCAAAGGGTAATGGAGAAGAATTTGTAAATGAAGTTTCCAGCATCGGCAGGACTTCCCACGTCAACATTGTTACTCTTCTGGGGTTCTGTTTTGAGGGTCCTAAACGAGCTCTAATCTATGAGTTCATGTCTAATGGGTCACTTGACAAGCACATATATGAAGAAAGTCTCCCGAAGGCAGATCCCAAATTGGGGTGGGAAACATTATACCATATTGCAGTTGGCATTGCTCGAGGATTAGAATACTTGCACAGAGGTTGCAACACAAGGATTTTACATTTTGACATAAAGCCTCATAATATTCTTCTAGATGAAAACTTCTGTCCTAAAATTTCTGATTTCGGCCTGGCTAAAATATGCCCCAGTAAAGAGAGTATCGTATCGATGTTGGGTGCAAGAGGAACTGCTGGATACATTGCCCCCGAAGTATTTTGTAGAAATTTTGGAGGGGTCTCTCACAAATCTGATGTTTATAGCTATGGGATGCTAGTACTAGAAATGATTGGAGGGAGAAAAAACTTAAGCGTCGGAGTTGATAATACCAGTGAGATCTATTTTCCACATTGGATATACAAGCGTCTTGAAATAGGTGAAGAACTTGCACTTCGAGGTGCTGGCAATGAAGTGGAGAaacaaaatgcaagaaaaatgattttggcAAGCTTGTGGTGCATACAAACCGACCCCTCAAATCGCCCACCAATGTCTAGAGTGGTAGAAATGTTGCAAGGAAGCCTTGAGTCCTTGCCAATCCCGCCGAAACCATACTTGTCTTCACCTCCAAGATCTCCTCAcggatcaaattcaaattctgaAACAACCACTGTCATAATTCATGACCTTTAAGTTCCAAATACTCATCGCATCTTCGTTGCATGAGACCATGACGCATTGTACCCAAAATGTCTTGTAAAACTCTATGGCCTGAGCTAGTCAATATTGTGTATTTCTCTAAGAAGACTACATGCTGTTTGCACAATTCAGATGCAGAAAACTCGTTCTAACTCTAACTAATTAGCATGTCGGTATGTTGGCGATTGGAATCCTAAATACAGAATTCAAACAGAATCTTCTAGCTTACTCTCTACTCTCGAAATGGAAGGGCTAGAAGAAGTGATCAGTTCAGcatattttttacatcagcaAGACCGACAGCTGTTCCCAACTTAAAGTTATTAAGCGTGTTTAATAATGCGACGCCGGTTAACatcaaagtactttttatttataaatttattaaaatattatttttttatattttaaaaattcttttaatatcaacatatatcaaaacgatatatTATTATCAACTAATAACgatcatacatatatatagatagacgtttatcttcttgttttctttccaGCAATTGAGTGACTGAGCCAGTCCAGCATTTCTAATTAAGCATCTTAATAACTGTAAAACTATTATCAGCACCTTCATTTAAAGATTGAACTGTATAGTTTGAGCAATTAATATTTCTGTTTTGTGTACTCTGCCAATCCTTCTGGGCTATCAACATTCACCATCTCATATAAATCCTCCATGCTACTTGTTCATCCAATTCCGATGGCCTTCCACAGCTTCGCAATCTAAAATAGTTGCACGTTTGCACTGCATGAGTGGTCATGTGGACGAAGAATGACACGCCTGCAGCAAGATTAATAATGGAAATACCATCATTGAAATTCCAAGAAATTTCTCCATGTATTCTTTAACAATCACAAATGTGAAAGTGGCAAGCATAATGTATGACAAGAAACTGTTCAATTTGAGCTTTTAAGAAGAAAAGTTTGTGGCAGAGGTCTGTATTtttaagaagaagagaagaagaagaatttgtattttttttcttattctgaTTCTGATGCAGGAATCCTGCTTTTATACACATTACATAATCAGTTCATCTCAACCATTCATCAATTGATGGCTAAGATTTGTACACATGCAGGAATTAGTTATAACAGAATTGAAAACAGAAATAACAACTTTTAACTGCTTTAACTGTTTCAACCGTTTTAACTGACTTCAACAGAATCTTCTTCCTTTACTTCCTTCTTCACGTTATAGCTTCAGGATTAGCATCTGAAGCTTTAAAACCACGTAACCAGCTTAACTTTCAACAGCCTCTCCTAAGCTGCTTACTGGTTTAACTCCTAGATTCAATCTTAATTGTTTGAATCTGTCCTTAGGCAATGCTTTCGTGAAGATGTCTGCAAGCTGTTCTTCACTTCTGCAGAATCTCACATCTATTACTCCCTCTTGTAGAGCCTCTCTTATGAAATGGTACTTCCTGTTTATATGTCTAGTTCTttgatgaaaaacaagatttttggCCATTGAAATTGCTGATGTATTATCACAGAACAAGGGTGTTGCCTCAGCTTGCATTTCACcaaaatcatcaagaacaaaccGTAACCAAATGGCTTGAGCAGTTGCTTCAGATGCTGAGACATATTCAGCTTCTGCAGTTGATAATGCAACTGTGTTCTGCTTTACAGATCAGGAGAATGCTCCACTTCCAAAACTGAATGCATACCCAGAGGTGCTCCTGCTGTCATCTTTActtcctgcccaatctgcatcacaGAATCCAATAAGTGTTGCTGACTGATTTCTAACATATTCGATCCCATAGCTCAGAGTTCCTTGCACATATCTTAGAACTCTTTTTGCAGCTCCCATATGAATTTTAGTAGGTCCATTCATGAACCGTGACAACAAACTGGTTGCATACATCAAATCAGGTCTTGTTGCAGTTAAATATAGTAAACTGCCTACTATTTTCCTGTAAAGACCTTCATCAGCCAATTCACTTCCATCTGCCTTCTTCAGTTTCTCACCAGTGGCCAAAGGTATAGTTACTGGTTTGCAGTCCTCAAGACCAAACTTGCTAAGCAGGGATTTGGCATACTTGCTTTGATGAATGAATACTCCTTGATCAATTTGTAATATTCCCAtgccaagaaaatgatgaagCATTCCAAGATCAGTCATCTCATATCTCTGCATCATTTCCCTTTTGAACTCACACAACATCTTCTCACTACTGCCAGTGTATataatgtcatcaacataaattGAAACAATGATCAAATTACCTTCACGATCTGACCTTGTATATAGAGTAGCTTCACTTGTACTCCTTTTGAATTTACACATGGAGAGATAAGCATCAATCTCACTGTACCAAGCCCTTGGTGCCTGCTTTAATCCATATAAAGCCTTCCTGAGTTTGTAGATTTTGTGTCCTGCATTCTTCACTTCAAATCCCTCAGGCTGTTCTACATATACATCTTCTTCAAGCACTCCATTTAGGAATGCTAATTTAACATCCAACTGGAACAACTTCCATCCCTTTTGTGCTACAAGTGCAATGAGAGTTCGGATTGTGTCTAACCTTGCTACTGGTGCAAAGGTTTCATTGTAGTTAATTCCAGATTTCTGTGCATAACCCTTTGCTACAAGTCGAGCTTTGTGTTTCTGAACTGATCCATCAAGATGAAGCTTGGTTTTGTACACCCATTTCACTCCTATAACAGGTTTGTTAGTCGGTCTCTCCACCAATTCCAGGTGTTGTTCTTCTCTATCATTTCCAGTTCTTCCTTCATAGCCTCCTGCCAGGCTTTATCACCAGCTGCTTCTAGATAATTCTCAGGTTCTATGATGCACATATGGCACCTTGCATATATATCTTCCAAGGATTTCAACTTTACTGGAGTAGAACTAGGTGTTGATTGTTGATTGTGATCACTGTGAGTATCTTGTTGAATTTCAGCAGAATGTCCTtcaggattttcatcttcagcTTCATCTCCCTCAAGATTGAGAGGCATTTGCATTTGATTCATCTGACTTCTTCCCCAATCCCATGACTCATTCTCATTGAAAATCACACTTCTTGAAAGTATAATCTTCTCAGATTTTAGATCATACACTCTAT is part of the Populus alba chromosome 10, ASM523922v2, whole genome shotgun sequence genome and encodes:
- the LOC118045400 gene encoding LEAF RUST 10 DISEASE-RESISTANCEUS RECEPTOR-LIKE PROTEIN KINASE-like 2.1 gives rise to the protein MCRPSVPSLQPRKLWRWPKHKLPISYPRVQPDYCGYPGFTISCNDKGKPVFNLSNSEYIIHEIHYQNQSLRVSNAAVYGKSPSCTPQIQNVSLDDGRFHRSSNSKGLFLLYNCNSTLLSNKSELSNYKVDCPGENETVWTLAMLEDDPLLGSTLDKCGTRVLAPVDVYRGENVGTERMLLLEEGFVLNWTAINCSTCHDSGGKCGFDAATYHFKCFCPDGPHSKQCYSESKKLRLKLGLGLGLGVGIGVLIITICCVIIRKYSSIHFLFCWRKTRGSQRLEAFLRNFGTLAPQRYSYSELKKMTKNFKEKLGQGGYGSVFKGNLLDGRLVAVKVLKKSKGNGEEFVNEVSSIGRTSHVNIVTLLGFCFEGPKRALIYEFMSNGSLDKHIYEESLPKADPKLGWETLYHIAVGIARGLEYLHRGCNTRILHFDIKPHNILLDENFCPKISDFGLAKICPSKESIVSMLGARGTAGYIAPEVFCRNFGGVSHKSDVYSYGMLVLEMIGGRKNLSVGVDNTSEIYFPHWIYKRLEIGEELALRGAGNEVEKQNARKMILASLWCIQTDPSNRPPMSRVVEMLQGSLESLPIPPKPYLSSPPRSPHGSNSNSETTTVIIHDL